In Cicer arietinum cultivar CDC Frontier isolate Library 1 chromosome 7, Cicar.CDCFrontier_v2.0, whole genome shotgun sequence, the genomic window TGGCGGTATGCAACCTGGATATGATGACAATCATACCGATGAAACTTTCCTTGAAGGAATGGTCATGAATGCCAGTGTTGTAAAAAGAGACATGCTAAAGGTCATGCTTGACTCGGTTTCCATTTCAGAATATTTATGCATTGTTGCTCTTGTTGTCTTGGTCTGGACATACACACTTTCGTCAGCTCTTGATGAAAATTCTCTCTTGTTAATCGATATAAGTCTTCTTGTTTCAGGCTTTTTAATTCTCCTCTTCACTCAAGATATGCTTTCACTTAGTCTTCTCCTACATTATGCCCTCAATATCTCATTTTTCATAATTGGGTTATATGTTTTGGCTCCCATCTACCAAACTCTTACAAGGTCCATAAGCTCAGATTCTATTTGGGCAGTAACTGTATCACTTCTCGTACTTCATCTTTTCTTGCACGACTATTCAGAATCCACTGTCAAAGCTCCTGGGGTCCTGAAGAATCCTGCATTAACCAGTTGTATATCCGTAAATGCTTCTGTTGTCGCCTCAGTTTTTATTGCTTCTCGTCTACCATCAAGACTACATGTATTTGCCATCATGTTGTTCTCGTTGCAGGTTTTCCTTTTTGCTCCACTGGTAACATactgtattaaaaaatattcctTTTGGTTACACCTATGCTTTTCTATTAGTTTGATGGCCTTGACCTTAAGTTTTGTGTTCGTGCTGCATCGCTTGTTATTTGTGCTGCTACTTAGTTTGTTGGTTTTTGTCAACTTGGTATGCCCTTATTGGCTTATAAGGATTCAGGAATACAAGTTTGAGATCAATGGACCTTGGGATGAGGCTAAGCTTTGTTTTGATATTACAGACTGAAATCAGAACTTGGTTGTTGAGAAATTGGAGTACCTTATGTTTAGGCTGCAGTACAGTTTACTCACTACTTGGTATAGTTTAAGGTTCAAGTCGTAGGAGGGTACGAAAATGATGTTTGTACTTTGTACTCATGCTTTAGAATGATAAGAAATTATGGTTTTAGAATATTTATGTACCATGGGTGTACATTTAGAATTTAAGAATCTGgttgatttgaaaaaaataaaccattttgttttcaattttaattattgtattgttgacttatttttttaaatgtaaaaaatagtATGACATTTTTGTGATTGAAATTAGAATCAAGAAACGTTTTTTCAAATCAAATAGGAGCTGTGAGTTCATAGTTGTGtagccaaatattttaaatttgagtgTCATTCAATGTTGGCACATTCAAATCaaatagtttttaatatattgaagTCTTTAACAGTTAAACAATGTGGAGAAGGAGAGAACACTAATCATTGCCAACTTTTTCTGAGTTGTTAAGATCCTTCATTGCCTTTTCTTTAAAAACATGAAAAGTTGGCATGTGTAACGATCTCGGAACAGGTAAGGCAAAACAAGGCAACTCTTTTAGAGGAGATTTTTCCTCCATAAGAAATCTACAAAAGATAAAAGGTCCACTTTGCTTTATATTCGTGTTGCCATTTCGTTCATTTAAGTATATACATATAGCATCTGATTCATAACAGAATTGCATCTTCTAACAAACTCGAGGCACTAAAAGAAAGAACACAGTTTGACGAAAAAGAGTACAAATCCTTGAATATCACAAAAACCTTGAGGCTCGAGATGAAACTAACATGTTCTGAAGGTATAGTCTAGTGGTTGTGTTGAGACGTTGAAGAAGTTAAATAAAAGAGATCCAGACATTAAGTGCTCATAAATCTTTGATGCTAATTATTTCCTCCTTCGTGACTAATTACTAACATATAACCTTTGCCCTATTAAAAAGCAAGTAAGAGATGAGATATGTGAGGTTTGGTAACAGGGATTTACCACAGACCACTGTCGCAAAGCTGTTAGTTCACCCAGGAGAAGAGAAGTTGAGTAGTTACAGACGGTGATAAGAATGGTGGTGTGAATGGGAGCGACCAACCATAACAACAGTTCTCTAATTCTGTAGTTCACCCCTTATATTTGGTCTACCAAATTTGTTGTGATACATTGTAT contains:
- the LOC101498995 gene encoding phosphatidylinositol N-acetylglucosaminyltransferase subunit C — encoded protein: MVGSNSSPPRPKWRKVAYGGMQPGYDDNHTDETFLEGMVMNASVVKRDMLKVMLDSVSISEYLCIVALVVLVWTYTLSSALDENSLLLIDISLLVSGFLILLFTQDMLSLSLLLHYALNISFFIIGLYVLAPIYQTLTRSISSDSIWAVTVSLLVLHLFLHDYSESTVKAPGVLKNPALTSCISVNASVVASVFIASRLPSRLHVFAIMLFSLQVFLFAPLVTYCIKKYSFWLHLCFSISLMALTLSFVFVLHRLLFVLLLSLLVFVNLVCPYWLIRIQEYKFEINGPWDEAKLCFDITD